The window TGTTTTTGGAAGTTCCGATTTCGCCTAAGTTTACGTCAAATGTATGTCTTGTGGGAGCTCCGGCTTCATCAGGGTTTGCGCCTACTACATTGTATGAAATTTGAACCAAAACTTGCCCTGCGGGAGACGTTACGTTTCCTGCAGTGTCGGTAACGGAAGCAAGATGTCCGTTATTGTCAAAACGGACTATGAAGCTGTTTTGAACGCCGTCGGTTGTTCCAATTCCTACACGGGTAGCTGTAGCGTCTGCATTTGTCGGATCGACATTTACGGTTGCCCGCCAAGCATTTACTTCCCCGGGAACTCTGGCAAAATCGATTTGCAGCTCGTGGGCTTCACCGAAGCTGTCATATACCTTAAATTCGGTAGACCAAGTAGATTCCAAAATTTGAGCCCGGTTTGCTCCTTCGGGCAATTCAGGCAGCCTCTTATCAAGGTTACAAGCATAGTTTACACTTGTGGTTGCCTTTGCATCAAGTTTTTGACCTATAGGAATATTTAAATCTTCCGTCTGGCCCGATGTATTGATTATCCTGAATCCTTCAGCTTCTTCAGCCATCCAGCCCTGGACTCTCATTCCGTTTGCGGGGTTCACCAAGGTTCCTTCTTTATCGATACCGAAAGCACCGGCCCTTGTATAAAAAGTTTTTTCTCCGTCTTTAAGAATGAAAAAGCCGTTTCCCTGAATTGCAAGGTCGGTGTTGACACCTGTTGTCTGCAAGGCTCCTTGAGTAAAGATTGTATCAATACTTGCGACCATCATACCCAAGCCGACTTCTTTGGGGTTTACACCGCCGAGTTCTTCGGTAGGACGGGCTGCACCGCTTAATTGCTGTGAAATTAAGTCTTGAAAGTTTACTCTTCCTCTCTTAAAACCTGTTGTATTTACGTTGGCAACGTTATTTCCGATAACGTCCATTCTTGTTTGGTGATTTTGCATTCCGGTTACACCCGAAAATAATGATCTCATCATAATTATTGCCTCCTAATTGTTATCTGCATAAACTGTTTTAACGGCTGACCAGTTGTACCAGTTTCCGTTTACCATAACTTCCGGATTTATACCGCGTGTTGCGGCTGAAATATAACCCGAAACCTGTGAAGACCCTAGATCCAGGTCAACTTTTTTGCCGACGGCATTTACAGCCGATGAGCCTGTCATAAGCTCATTTAAAGCGGCAAAGTTTTTATTCATATTGGTCATCTGCTCAAGGGATGAAAATTGAGCCATTTGCCCTATAAATTGAGTGTCTTCCATCGGAGATGTGGGATCTTGATGGGTGAGCTGGGCAATTAAAAGCTGAAGAAAATCGTCTTTTCCAAGCTGCTGTTTCGGAACCCTTGTTTCTGCAAAATTCTGCTTATTTAAGGTGTCAACCTGTAGGCCTAAAAGAGCCTTTTCTTCAGGACTCATCTCGGATTTAAAATCCTTCATCATTTCCGCCTGTTCAAGAGCGGTGGTTATCATACTGTTATTAACATTGTTTACCTGCATAAACTACCTCTTTAAGCTAAAATATCTACAGTCGGACCATAAACGTAACTGTAGGTACTCAAATTATCGGCCGTTTTTTCAAGCTGCCTTAAATCTTGTTCTTGATTTTTATAAACAAAATCTGAGAAAGATTCAAAACTTTCGGCAAAGCCTTCTTGCCCCGAAAAGCCCGACCAATTTAAATTAAATTCGGCAAATTCAAAACCGTTTTGTTTAAATTCTTTGGCCAAATTATCCAAATTTTTTTCAAAGGCGTCGTAGGCTTCTTTAGAGGCAACAGTTACTGTTCCCGTAACCCGTTTTCCCTCGCTCAGCTCCAAATTGATTTTTACGGCTCCCAAGTTTTCAGGTCTTAGATGCAGCCTTATTTCTCCTGCATTATTGTCGCGGAGAACGATTTTTCCGGTTTGTACAAAGTCTGCTGAAGCATCCCTTATTTCTTGAGCCAACATAGCAGAAAAAGTTTGACTTGTTTTTTGGGCTTCGCTTCCGTTTTGGGTATTTTGAAGATCTCCGCCCTGTGATGCATTTTGAGCCTTTCCGCTAAAATCGATTACCATATCGACGGAATTGTCCGTCTCAACCCGAGATTCGGAAGCTGTTGTATGAATAGCAGCATCCGACTGAACGGAAGGCATTGAACGTAAGTCCTCTACGGAAATCTTCAGTTTAGGCTTGGAAACCGGTTTTTTGCTTAAATTTTCCTGCACCGCTTCACTCTGAGGAGATATCTTTTTTGATAAGTCCTTTTTATCGGCCTTTGATAAAAGCCCCAACTTTCCGGCTTGTTCTGTTTTCTCGTCATCAAAGGACTGTGCCTTTTTCTTTTCCGACTTGTCTAATTTTTTTAAAGCTTCATCAGAAAGAAGAGAAATAGTCTCATCTTCTTTTACATCTTGCGGCAAGAAATCCTTAATTTCCTCCTTAAAATCCTCATTGAGAATTTTAAGATTTAGCTCAAGGTCATTTTTTTGACTCTTTCCAGCCTGCGAATGTTCTGAGTTCGGCTTTTGAGTTTCGGTCTTAGGCTTTTTTAGCAAATTCTTGGGCTCTTTTAAATAAGCTTCTTTGGAATTAAGCAGATTTTCAGCATCTATTTTCTTAGACTTATGGTCTTCAGATGATAGTTCCGTATTCTGCCTTCCTGCTTCCTTTTGAAGCGATGAATCCCTAATTTTGTCTTCTCTAAGACTAATATCTTCAAATCGGGCTTCATCAGTCTCCTTGCTTCCATCCTTGGCGGCGGCAATCATCTTTTTGATCATTGCCAGGAATGAATCTCCATTTCTTACAGGTTCCGCATCAGCTCTTTTAATGTCCCCAGAGTCTTCTCTTTCCGGCTCTTTTACCGGCAAAGCCTGCATACGAACATCAAGTGCTTGCATATGAACCTCCATAAAAACTTTTTGCAGGAAATATCAATTTCCAAAAAAAGTTTTTTCACGCAGTTTGTTTACAAACTGCATACAATAATGCGACGTTTTGTACCTTTGGTACAAAACTCGGCAGATAAACAGAGCGGAACCATTTGTGCCGAACTGTTTATCATACCTCCTATATGTTACTTCAATAAATTTTCGGCTTATTTTTAAGATGGGTTTAGGAAAAAAGTCTATACAAGCTTTAAATTAAGAATTTTAAAGTTTCTTAAAAAAAATTACCATATATTACAAAAAATTTGAATAATAATAGTGAGAGCAGCAAAAATAATTTGCTGTTTTAAGGAGAAGTATAATATGAACGATGAACAAACTATTTTAAACCCAAAAACAGATTGGGTTTTTAAGTTGATGTTTTCCAAAGGCGAAGAAGGCAACAAGGCTCTTATAAGTTTCCTAAACGCCTTTTTGGAAGATTCTTACGGTAAAATCAACAAGGCAGAAATCATAAACACCGAACTTATTCGGGATAGACCTTCGGGAGAAACATACCGCCTCGATTTTTTGATTAAAACCGACAACGGCCTTATTATAGACCTTGAGATGCAGCAGTTTTGGAAAACAAACTATCATCGCAGAAGTCAAATGTACCTCATGCGCCTCGCTTCCCGCTTTTTAAAGACGGAGCCCAAAGAGGACGATTTTTTGTACGCAATAAGTCTTTCCGTTTTCGGCTGCGATGTTCCTAAAAACGCAGAGCTTGTAAGAATGTCTGAGAGCTCGATAATTCAATATCTTTATGTTGAATTAAACGAGCTAATAGTTTATACTATGAAAAAGAGATTGGAAGAGTATAGCTTAAAAGATTTTTGGATAAGATTTTTGGCCAACTATGAAGAAGACAAAAAAAGCGGAATGTTGGAAGAATTGTGTAAATTAGAGGAGGGTATAAAAATGGCAGAAGCAACACTCTTTAGGGTAACTGATGAAGAGAGGCGAATGGCAATAGAACTCTCTGATGAAAAATACCGGATGTATGTGGAAGATGAACGCAGTGAAGCTAGAAGAGAGGGCTTGGCAGAAGGGTTGGCTGAAGGCTCACATCAAAAAGCACTTGAAACGGCGAGGAATTTACTTGATATGGGACTATCACCCAAGAATATTGCAAGGGCTACAGGATTGGATATTAAAGAAATCGAACAACTATAATTTATGATAGAATACGGCTAAAGCAATAATTAAACTTAAATAAACATGAAATTTTATAAAACTCAGGAGACAATAATGATAGCTCATAGACTTTCTACAGTACGCAACACAGATAAAATAGTCTTAGTAGAAAACGGAACCATACAGGAATATGGAACTCATGATGAACTTATTGAACTTAAAGGACGGTATTATGAGATGTTTACCAAACAGGTAGAAAATTATTTGGAATAAGCATTACTAATGAATAAAAAACTTTTTTTAAAAAGGAAAGCTTAAATGGAAACACAGCAAATTTTACAAAATTTTTTTGAGGCAGAAAATAGCCGGGACTGGACAGCATATAAAAAATTTTTACATCCTGAAGTTGTATGGCAGTTATTCAATAACGGTGTCCAAAATATTAAAGGGACTGATGAATATATGCAGTTTATAAAAAATGCCTATAAAAATACGGATATAAAATTTACCTGCAAGGACATGAAAATTTCTAACTCGGGCAACCGCATAGCTGCCTGTTTAATAAATGATAAAGGAAACATATCTATCGATATTTTTGATTTTAAAGATAATCTCATATATCGGGAATATGAATTTATATTGGATTAAAAAATCGGAGGTAAAAATGAAAAAAATATTAACGCTACTTATACTAATACTCATTGTATCATGTCAAAAGAATAATGATACAAAAGAAGCTCTTACAATTCAAAATGAGGTACAAGACGAAAAACCCCTATTTTCGAACATGAGCGACGATGAGAGTATAAAAGAAGTTCAAGCTGTTTTGAATTCGCATTTGGAAAATAAAAATGCGGAAGCCTTTATACGGGGAGTTATCGACTATAATGAAACGATAGAAAAAACCGGCTTGACAAAGGGCTTTGAAAAAGAGCCTCCGGAATATGATGAGCAAAAAATAGACGAATTATGGAAATCTAAAAAAGGCAATTTTATCGGAACAAATTGCCGGATAAATGTCTTTATGCTTTTAAAGGATAATATTGAAATTAAAAAAGCCCCTATCGATGATGCTCTTTTGTTTATGGATAATGAAGCTATCTCCGTAGGGAAAATATTTAATGATAATGATACTGAAAGGTTTAAACAATTATTTTCGAGGGTAAAAACCGAAAATACAAAGGATATTCTCATTCATGCTCAAAAGATGAAAGAACATTTTACAAACATAGGTTTCGATGAAAATGCAAAAATGCTTTCGGTTGTTCTGCATGATAACTTGGACGGTGACTTTCTTTTTATAGGACACACGGGCGTATTGCTGCAAAACAATAGCACATTCCTGTTTGTAGAAAAACTTTCTTTTTCCGAACCCTTTCAAGCCGTAAAATTTGCCAAAAAAGAAGATTGCTATAATTACCTCTTTTTAAAATATAAACATTACCAAGACGAAGATACGGCAAAACCTTTTATCATGGAAAACAACGAGCTTATAGAATTGGATTTGTATAAGGACTAAGAAGTTAATTCCCTGCTCTTAAGCCCGTTCTTCATCCACATTATTTGTTTTTGAAAGTGCTCTATAAATTCTTTCGGTTCCCAGTTTTCGATAAAGAAGCGGGATATAAGATTATGAACAATGGCCTTGGTGTATTCTATAAGCTCCTTTGAAAGAATCTCGCCATATCTTAAAAGGGCATTAAAAAAAATCGTTATCGCTTTCTAATTATTCAAGGCAGAAAAGATCTATAGAAAAAAATCTTATAATCATATGGTATCTTGAAATTCCGCAACAAAAAAGCTATCATGGATTTTAATATAAGAGGTAATATATGAAAATTTTATATGAAAAAACACCGCTTTTTGATGAAGGCTTTTTAAAGGTCTCGGATATTCACAGTATTTATTATGCCCAATACGGAAATCCCAATGGGAAACCTGTAGTTTTTTTACACGGAGGCCCCGGAGGCGGCTGCATTCCCGTTGCAAGCCAGTATTTTGATCCCGAATTTTACCGAATAGTTTTATTCGATCAGAGGGGAGCAGGAAAAAGTTTACCTCCTTGCGAGATGAAAGAAAACAAATCGGAAAATCTAATTGAAGATATAGAGAAACTACGGAAACATCTAAGTATTAAAAAATGGATGGTCTTCGGCGGAAGCTGGGGAAGCACCCTCGCTCTAATCTATTCCATAGCTCACCCCGATAAGGTTGTCTCTATAATCCTACGAGGAATCTTTTTAGGAACGCAAGAAGAAATAGATTGGATTTACGAAGCAGGCGGAGCTTCCAAATTCTTCCCTGAAGATTTTGAAGCCTACCAAAATTTTATTCCGCTGGAAGAAAGAAGCTCATTGGTAAGAGCTTATTCAAAACGCCTTTTTGGAGAGGATAAAAAACTGTCCCTTGAAGCTGCCCATAAGTGGAGCCGTTGGGAATCGGCCCTCGTGCGTCTTTTCCCAACTGTCTACGATATGAGTGATGAAGAAGCTCTTGCTATGGCCAAGGCCGAATGTCATTATTTTTTGCACAAGTGCTTTTTTAAGGATGATAATTATATCCTAAACAACTGCAATAAAATTAAAGACCTCCCATGTACTATTGTGCAAGGAAGATACGATATGGACTGTCCGCCCTTCTCCGCTTATAAACTGCATAAAAAATTACCCAAATCGAATTTGAACATTGTCTTATTCGGAGGACACTCCAGCATGGAACCGGGACTGGTGGACGGCCTTGTAAGAGCTGCAGAAGATCATAAAAAATTCTTTTAGTTTATTATGAATTCTCATTTACAAGACGAGCATAAAATCTTTGAAGGTCCCTACGATATAAGAGCTTATAATGACAAAAATATGATAGGCTTTAACCGTGTTTATAAAAAAACCTTGGAGACCAATAAAGAGGACAAGAGCCTTTCAAATGAGGAGAATTTAAGAGACGAAGTTACAGTCTATATACCTAAAAAAAAAGGGAAATATCCTCTTATCTTAGTAAGCCATGGGTGGGCTAATTATAAATACGGTTTGTTACCTATCGGACACTATCTTGCCTCATACGGATATGCCGTAGCTCTTTTTACTTCAAAGAAAAAAGCCGTCCCAAAAGATTGGATTCCAACCTTTACTGCCGTCCACAACTTGATAAAGAATAAAAACGAAGATGCCTCTCACGATTTATACGGCTTAATCGATATAAATAATATAGGTATTGTAACCCATTCGATGAGCGGGCCTGCATCTTTTTATTATGCGAGTCTTATGCCTGAAGTTAAGGCTATAAGCGCAATTCATCCTTATAATGGAGCCTCACCTTTTGTTGAAGCCATAGCAAGCTCCAATAAAGAACTAGGCGACGAATTCCCGAAAATTAAAAGTGCCGTTTTATTTTTAACTTCCGAAATTGATAGATCTGCTTATCCCGAAAAAACCTACAAGTTTTTTAAAAACTTAAATAAAGATGCCCCTGCATGTTTCCTATCATTTAAAAATATAAAGCATAATGGAGCCTTGGATATTTTTAAAACACCCTTATCCGGAGGGTATGATGAAAAAGCATTTAAACTTTATTCCCGTCTTTCAGTATTATGGTTTGATGCATTTTTAAAGGGTAAAAAAGAAAATTTAAAATATTTTCAAATAGATGATGAAAAGTTTCAAGATATTAAGGACTTGCTTTATACCGAAATACATAGAGAACACGAAGCCTATCCAAGCTATGATTCGCGTAATTTAAAATAAAAAAGCTGCCTTTATCGGCAGCTTTTTGCTTTAATAGTTATAAACTCAATCAATCACGAGGGGCATATTCATAAGACTCATCATCATCATCCTTAACTTCCGTATCATAGGGCATAATAATAGCCGCTATTATGTAAGCAATGATTCCTGAACCCACAACTAAGGCAAATATGATCCACAGGAGTCTTATCAAAACAGGGTCAACACCAAGATACTCGGCAAGGCCTGCACAAACTCCTAAAATTTTTTTATCCCTTGATGATTTGCATAATCTCTTTTTCATCTTTTCCTCGTAAACCTGTAAATCTATTTGACTTCAGCCTTGGCACTTACGGTTCTGTTTCTCTCTTCCCAAGGAGAAGAAACCCTATTTGTATCGGATACAACAAAGAAACAGGCGGTTATCTTATTAAACCAATCGGAATTGGAATCATCCTTGCGCAGAATATAGCGGCATTCCTTTCCATCCTTTGAAAAAGCTCTGCATCCGTTTACAGGCTTTCCCGATGCATCTATCATAGAACCGGAATCTTTATAGTATTTTTCTCCCGGCACATCAAACCAAAAATATCCGTTTTTTACGCGTTCATCATTTACCGAAAAGAAAATTTCTATCGAATCGGAATCCTTTGAAACCGATTTGATTACAGGAACCGAAAGAGCGGCTATCTCATTCTTTGACGAAGATTGAGGAACTATCATTTTGATATTTGCCGGAGCCGTTTCAGCAGAAGTAAGGTTTCCTTCTTCAGCCTTGGCTTCACCTGTTTTATCTTGAGCTTTCTTTTCAAAACCGGTAATATCCAGAACCTGCTCATACTTATTGCCGTTCCTATCGGTAAGAATGAATTTCCACTTTCCGAGAGCAACGGAACCTGTACCTTCCCCGCATTGAAGGCGTTTTACGGATGCAATCTTAGCCTTGTCATCAATTTCGGTTATCTTTTCAAGCTGAGAAGAATTTAATATCCACATATCGACAGGGGATTCAACCAAGAGTTTCTGGACATAATTTGTATTAAAAGATCCTTCATAATTGATAAAAAAACTTATAAACATCTCACCATTGCCTTTAAGCGTTCCGTTCCATATTGAAGGATCCAATCTTTCTATCATCCATGTAACCGAATTAATGGATATCTGTCCGGGCCCTGATGGAGCATCAGAAGCCTGCTTCGGAGTCGATTTACAGCCTAAAACAAGAGCCGTGCATAAAATTGCGATAAATATTTTCGAGTAGAGTTTTTGCATTTTCAATTCCTCCTCCTTCTATTATACACCTATAATTGCAAAAAGACAACAGCAATGAGGATAATTTTAACTATTTATGTTTAAGGACCTTTGCTCTTCACTGATAAATTGATGGGTATAAAGCTCATAATAATGGCCTTTTTGCTTCATCAGCTCATCATGATTACCGCATTCAATCATTTTTCCGCCTTCAACAACAATTATCTTATCTGCATTTCTTATTGTCGATAATCTATGGGCTACAACAAATGATGTGCGTCCCGACAATACGGTCGTAATGGCGCTTTGAATTTTTTGTTCGGTTTCGGTATCTATAGAAGAAGTCGCTTCATCCAAAACAAAGAGGCGCGGGTTTCTTACCAAGGTGCGGGCAAAAGAAACAAGCTGCTTTTGTCCTGTGGAAAGAAGGCTCCCGCCTTCTCCGACCTCCGTATCATAACCCTTTTCCATTTTAACTATAAAATCATGGGCATCTACCAGCTTTGCAGCTTCGATAATTTCTTCATCGCTTGCATCCAATTTTCCGTACCTGATATTTTCTGCAATCGTTCCCGAAAAAAGATGGGGAGACTGTAAAACATAGCCTAGGTTTTCGTGAATCCAGCTTTCGGGCATATCCGTATAGTCTATACCGTCTACAAGGATGCGCCCGCTTTTGGGCTCATAAAACCTGCAAAAAAGATTGACAATGGTAGATTTTCCGGCTCCCGTAGCCCCGACCAAGGCTATAGTCTGTCCCGCTTCAACATCGAGGCTAAAACCGCTTAATACAGGTTCTCCCTCCTTGTACCAAAAGGAAACATCGTCAAATTTTACATTACCTTTAATAGCAGGCCGTTTTTCATCTGTGGGACAAATGGCTGTACCGTATTTTTTTATAACCTCATCCTTGTCCTTAATTTCGGACTCCTCTTCAAGAAGCCCGAAGATTCGCTCGGCTGCTGCCTGAGCCGAAATAAATTCGGCAAAGAGGTCGGCGGCTTCAGCTAAAGGAGCATTAAACTGAGTAACATAAGAAAAAAAGGCAACCAGCAAGCCCATCGTAATAGCCCCCGAAACAACCGAAATTCCTCCATACACAATCATGAGGGCGGTGCCGACAGCGCCGATTAATTGAACGGTCGGCATAAGAACAGACGAAATTAAGATACCCATGATAGATGCCTTTTTCATCTCCTCTGTTTTAGACAAGAATTCTTTTGCATTAAGTTCTTCACGAACCAAGGTCTTAGTAGTCTTAGCACCCTGAATATCCTCATTGTAGGAGGCTGTCAATTGAGAATTTATTTTGCGCACCCGTCTTTGTGCTTTTAAGATTTTACCCCGCAGATAAATACTAAAAACCACAATTACGGGAAGGGTCAGTAAGCCTATGAGAGCAAGCCGAGGGCTGTCTCCAAGCATAGCAATTATTACAGCCATCATCATACAAAAACCCCAAAATAGGTCGGTTGCACCCCATGCGACAATACCGGATAATTTATTTATATCGGAGGACATTCTTGACATAAGCCAGCCGACGGCATTTTTATCGTAAAAAGAAAGAGAAAGTGACTGCAATTTTGTAAAACACTTTGTTCTCAAGCGGTGGCACATTTTTATTTCCAAATGGCCTACAAATTTTATAAAGAAAAAAGTAGAGGCTGCAGTAATCAGCAAGAACACTACCGTAAAAATGATTGAAGCATTAAAATTGCTTAAATCCCGCCCCTTTACAAAGGTGTCTAGAACATATTTGGTCATCTTAGGCTGGACAACATCCAATGCTCCTGTCAGACCGCCCAAAAGAATGCCCGGAACCAAAAGCTCCTTAAAATAACCGAATTCTTTTAGAACCTTCTTCCATATCCCGCTTTTAAATTTCTCGTTACCTTTATCTATATCAAAATCTTCCATAATTTTATTTCCTTAAATTACGCTCTAGCTTGTACAGCACTTTGAATATCGTAAATTCTCTTATATAAACCTTCTTGAGCTATGAGCTCCTCATGGGTTCCCTCTTGGCTTATCTTTCCGTTTTCTAAAACGATTATATTATCCGCATCGCAAATAGTCGAAATTCTATGCGAAATTATAATCATAGTTTTGTTTCCCTTTTCTTCCTTTAGTGCGGAACGGATGCTGATATCCGTTTGAGTATCCACCGCCGAAAGGGAATCATCAAAAATAATAACGGGAGAATCTTTGATGAGAGTTCGGGCAATGGCAAGCCTTTGTTTTTGCCCTCCCGATAAAGATACTCCACGCTCTCCGACCAATGTTTCATAGCCTTTTTCAAACTTATTTATTTCATCATCTAAAAAAGCTACCTTTGAGAAGTGACGGGCCAAAGAATCCGAAATACCGGGCACAGCCAATTTGATGTTTTCCATAATTGTTCTGCCGTATAAAAAAGGCTCCTGCAAGATCAACCCCACCTGCGACCTTATCCAGCCCTTGTCTATAGTGTTCAATTCTTTTCCATCTATTTTGATGGAACCGGAATCATATTCATAAAGACGGGCAAGTAAATGTACAAGGGAGCTTTTTCCCGAACCTGTAGGCCCTAAGATTGCAAGGGTCTGTCCGCTTTTAATGCTAAAAGAAACATTGTCAAGTATCTTTTGATTTTGCGTTTCGGGATAAGAAAACGAAATGGAATCAAAAACTATGTTTCCGGTAATTTCAGGCTTTTCGTTTGTCGGAAAAATATCTTCAGGTGTTTCATTTAAAATAGTCTCAATACGGTTTGCCGAAACAAATGATTTACCGATATTGCTTATTATTCGCCCTAAACGGCGAACAGGCCAGATTAACATTTCCGTATAAGAAATAAAGGCTACCAAATCGCCTGCCGTTATCTCATTGCGGTAGGCCAGAAGGCTTCCGTAAAGGATTATCCCAAAAACTTGAGCAATCGAAAGAGAATCGGCAAATGCCCAAAAGGCGGCAAAGCTGTTGTTAATCTTTAAATTCTGATTGCGGTATCTTTCGCTCCGTTTAATAAATTTTTCTATTTCGTATTGATGGCGGGTAAAAGCCTTTACGACTCTTATGCCGGTTAAATTTTCCTGTATTGCAGTAGTCATTGAGGCTTCATACTCTGTTGCCTTTTTAAATTGACTTTGAATTCTTTTAAAAAATATAGCTGATGAAAAGAATGTTAAAGGCATAATGCAAAAGGAGATAAGCATCAGACTTGTGTTTAATTGAGCCATCAGGTAGATAGTATAAATTATTAAAAACACGGCGCTTATAGTATCCATTATCTGGGAATACAGAGCCAAGCGGATGGTTTCAACATCAGAAGTACATCGCTGAATCAAGTTTCCGGTTTCTGCCTTTGAATGATAAGAATAAGGAAGAAGTTGAATGTGATTGTAAAGCCTGTTTCTAAGAGTCTTTATTGAGCGCTCGGTTGCAATACTGGCTATGTTTATTCTGCCGAATGTAAGAAGACCTCTTACAAGTGAAAAGGCAACCACCAATGAGGCCATCACAATAAGACCGCTTGTTCCGGTTAAGTGATTTTTAAACAAGGCAACAAGCCGAGATATTAAACCTTTCGGCAAGGCAGCTCCGCCTATTACCGAGTCTATTGTGATTCGGATTAACTGGGGCTGCATGGCAACAATCACTTGCGAAAAAAGCGTAAAAATAAGGGCAAGCAGATAAAGCCGGCTTTGCCCTCTCGCATACGATAAAAGTTTTTTTAAATTTTGCATAGTTTGATACCCTAATTCCTAAACTCTTATTTTAGCACAAAAAAAATATTTATGCTATATAAATTCAAAACCAATTTTAATTAAGTCTTATAAAAATCATGTAAAATCAAAAGTCTATTATTGATAATATATTTACTTTATTATATAATTCGAATTCCATATATTATAGGGAGGAGTTAATGTATGAATAGAAATGCAGTAAAAAAAACCAAAAAAAGGTTTTCAATACGCAACAAAATGGTTATTATTTTCGGTGTTCTAATCCTTGCCGCAGGTACAATTTTATCTTCAACAGCCATTATAATTGCAGAAAAAGCAGTTACGGAAAAAGTTGCCGATCAGCTGTCCGAAAAGGCTCAGGATACAGCCGCTCTTATAGACGAACGGATTAATAGTTTTTTTGTGTTCTTAGAAAGTCTTGCAAAAATGCCTATGTTAAAAGATGACTCCCTGTCTTATGCTCAAAAACTGGAAATACTTTCATCCGATATGTCGGATAATAAATATATAAATCTTTTTGGACTATGTACGGTCGACGGAATTGTATTTGACTCTTTTGGAGGAAGTGCAAAAGTTTTAGACCGTAAATGGTTTCAAAATACGATTACGGGGAAAAAGTTTATTTCGGAGCCTGAAATTTCACGAGGAACAAAAACTTTAGCCATGACCTTTGCCGTTCCCATATTCGATAAAAACAAATCGGTAATAGCAATCTTATTGGCGGATGTAGACGGATTTTGGCTTTCGGATATTATTGACGACATTAAGATAGGACAGACAGGTTACTGCTACATTGTAGGCCCCACAGGAAATATCATAGCATCACATGACAGAAAATATGTTATCGAAGAATGGAACTCGGTTAAAGAAGCCGAAAAAAATAAACTATTTCAAGATATAGCTGATATCGAAAAAAAATCCATTAATCAAGATGAACCGGGTTTTGCAAAATACCGATGGACTGAGGGTATGATGGTAGCAGGTTATGCCAAGATGCAGGGAACAGGCTGGGGAGTTATAACCAATGCCCCAATCGGAGAATTTATGGGAAAGGTAACAACATTAAAACGGACGATGAATGTACTTCTAATATGCGTATTACTTGCTACTCTTGCTATTATATTTTTTATCTCCGTAGGTTTGGTAA of the Treponema denticola ATCC 35405 genome contains:
- the flgE gene encoding flagellar hook protein FlgE → MMRSLFSGVTGMQNHQTRMDVIGNNVANVNTTGFKRGRVNFQDLISQQLSGAARPTEELGGVNPKEVGLGMMVASIDTIFTQGALQTTGVNTDLAIQGNGFFILKDGEKTFYTRAGAFGIDKEGTLVNPANGMRVQGWMAEEAEGFRIINTSGQTEDLNIPIGQKLDAKATTSVNYACNLDKRLPELPEGANRAQILESTWSTEFKVYDSFGEAHELQIDFARVPGEVNAWRATVNVDPTNADATATRVGIGTTDGVQNSFIVRFDNNGHLASVTDTAGNVTSPAGQVLVQISYNVVGANPDEAGAPTRHTFDVNLGEIGTSKNTITQFSDKSTTKAYEQDGYTLGYLENFRIDQSGIITGVYSNGVRQEIGQIAMAGFANQGGLEKAGQNTYVQSNNSGIANVSTSGTVGKGYFIGGTLEMSNVDLTDQFVDMIVTQKGFQAGAKTIQTSDTMLETVLNLKR
- the flgD gene encoding flagellar hook assembly protein FlgD, giving the protein MQVNNVNNSMITTALEQAEMMKDFKSEMSPEEKALLGLQVDTLNKQNFAETRVPKQQLGKDDFLQLLIAQLTHQDPTSPMEDTQFIGQMAQFSSLEQMTNMNKNFAALNELMTGSSAVNAVGKKVDLDLGSSQVSGYISAATRGINPEVMVNGNWYNWSAVKTVYADNN
- a CDS encoding flagellar hook-length control protein FliK yields the protein MQALDVRMQALPVKEPEREDSGDIKRADAEPVRNGDSFLAMIKKMIAAAKDGSKETDEARFEDISLREDKIRDSSLQKEAGRQNTELSSEDHKSKKIDAENLLNSKEAYLKEPKNLLKKPKTETQKPNSEHSQAGKSQKNDLELNLKILNEDFKEEIKDFLPQDVKEDETISLLSDEALKKLDKSEKKKAQSFDDEKTEQAGKLGLLSKADKKDLSKKISPQSEAVQENLSKKPVSKPKLKISVEDLRSMPSVQSDAAIHTTASESRVETDNSVDMVIDFSGKAQNASQGGDLQNTQNGSEAQKTSQTFSAMLAQEIRDASADFVQTGKIVLRDNNAGEIRLHLRPENLGAVKINLELSEGKRVTGTVTVASKEAYDAFEKNLDNLAKEFKQNGFEFAEFNLNWSGFSGQEGFAESFESFSDFVYKNQEQDLRQLEKTADNLSTYSYVYGPTVDILA
- a CDS encoding PD-(D/E)XK nuclease family transposase — its product is MNDEQTILNPKTDWVFKLMFSKGEEGNKALISFLNAFLEDSYGKINKAEIINTELIRDRPSGETYRLDFLIKTDNGLIIDLEMQQFWKTNYHRRSQMYLMRLASRFLKTEPKEDDFLYAISLSVFGCDVPKNAELVRMSESSIIQYLYVELNELIVYTMKKRLEEYSLKDFWIRFLANYEEDKKSGMLEELCKLEEGIKMAEATLFRVTDEERRMAIELSDEKYRMYVEDERSEARREGLAEGLAEGSHQKALETARNLLDMGLSPKNIARATGLDIKEIEQL
- a CDS encoding nuclear transport factor 2 family protein: METQQILQNFFEAENSRDWTAYKKFLHPEVVWQLFNNGVQNIKGTDEYMQFIKNAYKNTDIKFTCKDMKISNSGNRIAACLINDKGNISIDIFDFKDNLIYREYEFILD
- a CDS encoding DUF4300 family protein, translated to MKKILTLLILILIVSCQKNNDTKEALTIQNEVQDEKPLFSNMSDDESIKEVQAVLNSHLENKNAEAFIRGVIDYNETIEKTGLTKGFEKEPPEYDEQKIDELWKSKKGNFIGTNCRINVFMLLKDNIEIKKAPIDDALLFMDNEAISVGKIFNDNDTERFKQLFSRVKTENTKDILIHAQKMKEHFTNIGFDENAKMLSVVLHDNLDGDFLFIGHTGVLLQNNSTFLFVEKLSFSEPFQAVKFAKKEDCYNYLFLKYKHYQDEDTAKPFIMENNELIELDLYKD